TAAAGGAGTCTATTGGGACTAATGGGGTTTGTAGCAATTACTCTTATAAATATGTTGATTCTACTTGGAGAGAAATTGAAAAATTTAAAGGAGGAAATGCGGTGTTTACCCACCCAAATACTCCTATTAAATGCGGTGGTGCTCCACAAAAGATTATGTATTTAGCAGAAGAGTATTTTTCTAATAGCGGTGTAAGAAACAAAAGTGAGGTAATGTTTTATACCGCGAACGCTAACATATTTCAGGTTCCACGATATGCTAATACATTAGAACAAGTACTAGAAAGAAAGCAAATAATAACAAATTATAATAAAAACTTAGTAGAAATTATCGCGGAGAAGAAAGAAGCAATTTTTGAAGATACGCAAACACTGAAAAGAGAAACAGTACCGTATAGTATGATTCATGTTGTTCCACCTATGGGGCCACCTAATTTTCTTAAAGAGAGCGAAATAAGTGATCATCAGGGTTGGATAGATATAAGCCCTTATACTTTGCAACATGTAAAGTATAAGAATATTTTCGGACTTGGAGATTGTACCAATTTACCCACCTCTAAAACTGGAGCGGCAATTCGAAAACAAATACCGATCTTAAAACAAAATATTATGGACGTACTAAACGGAAGAGATTTGCAGGCTAAATATGATGGGTATACATCTTGTCCGATTATTACAGGATATAAAAGTCTTATACTTGCTGAATTCAACTACGAACATGAGCCTCAAGAAACGTTTCCGTTCAATCAAGCGAAAGAACGGTATAGTATGTTTTTACTTAAAAGATATATGTTGCCCTATATGTATTGGAACTTTATGTTGAAAGGAATCCTATAAGGGAAGAGAGAAAGCGGTTATAAAAATTGAAAAGCATTTTGAATTAACTATTTGGAGGGAATAGCTATGCTTTTAAAATATTTTTATGATGAAAAATTAGCACATGCTTCTTATTTAGTTGGTTGTCAGAAGGAAGGCGTAGCAATTGTGATTGATCCAGGTCGCTATATAGAACAATATATAGACTTTGCTAAGAAAGAGGGGATGGAAGTAATTGCTGCGGCTGAAACTCACATTCATGCAGATTTTCTTTCTGGGTCTAGAGAACTTTCCACTCTTTATCATACCAATTTATATGTATCTGATGAAGGTGATTGTGATTGGAAATATCAATATCTTAACGAAGGTCGATATAATTTGGTTAGAGAGGGGACAGAGTTTAAAGTAGGTCATATAAAATTTAATGTAATTCACACACCAGGGCATACACCTGAAAGCATTTCTTTTTTAGTAACTGATACAAGTCAAAATAACTATACGAATGATAAGCCAATAGGAATATTCACAGGTGATTTTATATTTGTCGGAGATATAGGAAGACCCGATTTATTAGAAACTGCTGTAGGTATGAAAGATACCGCAAAAATAGGAGCAAAACAATTATTTGATTCGATACAAAAAATAAAAACACTCCCTGATTATTTGCAAATATGGCCATCACATGGTGCAGGAAGCGCATGTGGAAAAGCATTAGGAGCAATTCCAACTTCTACCTTAGGTTATGAAAAGATGTTCAATTGGGCATTTCAGTGTAATGAAGAAAGTGATTTTATATCGACTTTATTGGCGGGGCAGCCAGAGCCTCCAAGGTATTTTTCTTTAATGAAGAATTTAAATAAGTATGGTCCGCCCATTCGTAAGAAAAGAGAGATTTTTGCTATTAAAACAGTAGAGGAACTTCAAGAAGTTATGAGGAGCGTTCAGCAAATAGTTGATATAAGGGATGGAGAGAGTTTTGCTTCTGGTCACATCGAGAAATCAATTAACATACCGTGTAACAATTCCTTCACAACCTGGTGTGGATGGTTACTAGATTATAAAACAGAAACTTTAATCATTCTAGATGAGGAAAAGGTTAGAGTGGAGGAGGTTATTAGAGACTTTGAATCTATTGGTCTAGATAATATTATTGCCTTTGCACCCTTACAAGTAATACAAAGACTCGATAGATTTGAAAGTTACAAAGAAAAAACATCGATTGAATTATATCCGCATATAAAGGATGGTAGGGTTAAGGTAATTGATGTACGTAGTAAAAAAGAGTGGGACGAAGGACATCTTCATGATGCAATACATATCCCTTTGGGAAATCTATTGAAGCAGCTAGATTGTATACCAAAGGATTGCCCAATCGTTTTACAATGTCGAACCGGATTACGTTCCGCTATAGCAGCTAGTATTTTACAGAGAGCTGGTATAAAGGAAGTAGTTAATCTAAAGGGAGGATTTCTTGCATGGAATAAAGAAGAGCTTCCTTATACAACTTGTAATCTCAATGTGGAGGGAAATAATTTTTATTAATTTATCCGATAAGGAAAATTACGGATTACATAGGAGTATATCTATAAATAGGAGAAATAGATAATTTATTCTATAGATCTAAATTTATTCAGTATTATGCTGATGAGCAAATGGATATAGTTTTATCAGGCCACGCTCAGGGTGGACAATTTAAGTTACTATTTATCAGCAAATTAGTGGTTCTAAATCAAGGTGTTTTACCTACATATTCAGCCGGTTTATATGAAAAACAAAATACGTCTATGGTAGTAAGTAGAGGATTAGGTAATAGTAACATTCCGCAAAGAATTTTTAATAGGCCAGAACTTGTAGTCGTACAGTTAAATTGAACTGTACGACTTTTCTATACAGAAAAAATAGGACATATGCATTTTATACAAGTTAACATTACAATTTTGTTAAAAATTTTCTACGTTACATAAAGTAACAAAATTTGACCTGAAGAGTTTGTTATAGTGTAAATAATCAAAAAATTAAAAATTAGTCGAGTGAAAAGTGTGATAAGTAATTCATATAAAAAACTTAAAGGGGTGTACACATGCATAAAGAATATGAAATTGAAGAATACACGGCGATTGAGGAACAAATCCATTATTATTGTAAATGTTTATTAGTAACTCATCCTGATCAAATTATAAAGTATTTAGAAAAAAGATTAGAAAAATATGCAGAAACATTACAATATGCACATTTATATCCCGACACAGTTATATTACCGTTACAGCAATTAGTTATCGAATATTCTTTAGATGTTGCTAGAATTAGGAAGTATATGAATTTAAAAACGTAAAGTAAAATATATAATTTAAATGAAACAGAGTCGACTTTAGGAAATGAAATTCTAATGTCGACTCTGTTTCATTGTTTAATATTGTTGACGGAAAATCATACTAATCAATGAAGTTTGACATATAATTACGCAAGAGTAAAAAATAAGTGAGTACTCACTCATTTTTATTGGAAAAGGAGGATGAAACGTGCAACAACCTTAAATTATTTTACGGACTGTATCAAAAAGTTTTGGAAAAAAAGAAGTGTTACACAATCTTTCATTGCAAGTTGAAAAAGCAGAGATATTGGGTTTAGTTGGGCCTTCAGGTTCTGGGAAAACGACTCTTATTAAATTGATTGCAGGTATTAACGAAGCAACGGAAGGTGAAGTGCTTGTTTACAACACGAACATGCCTAATTTAAATGAAATGAAAAGAATTGGTTATATGGCTCAAGCTGATGCATTATACGAAGAACTATCAGCATATGAAAATGCAGATTTTATGGCAACGATGTACGGATTAAAGGGAAAGCATAAAAAAGAAAGAATTGAAAAGGTTTTTGATCTTGTTCAATTATCACAACATATGAAAAAGCAAGTGCAGCATTTTTCAGGCGGGATGAAGAAGCGTTTATCATTAGCAATAGCACTCCTTCATGAACCAGAAATATTAATTTTAGATGAGCCAACAGTGGGGATAGATCCGCTTCTTAGAAAAACGATTTGGGAAAAATTTTATGATTTGAAAAAGAAAGGCACTACCATTATTGTAACAACACACATTATGGACGAAGCTGAATTTTGTGAACGCCTAGGGTTAATTAGAGAAGGAAAGCTAGTTGCGACTGGTACAACTGAAGAATTGAAAAAGCGGGTATCATCAGGAAGGATTGAAGATGTCTTTTTGTTGGAAGAGGTGGCTGAATTATGAGAGTAACCGGTGTAATCATTCGTATTATTCGCCAATTTTTTCGAGATAAACGTTCGTTAGCGATGATGTTTGGGGCACCTATGTTATTACTTTGGTTATTGTCACTAGTGTTTACACAAAAGGACTATGTACCGCATATTGCTGTTGTTGATATGCCCGCTCAGTTAGTAAAAGTGATGAAAAATCAGGAAGCGTCAATTTATGAATATAATACAGAAAAGGCAATGTCTGAGCTAGAAAATCAAAAGGTAGATGCAGTCATTCGTTTAGAAAATGGAAAAATGAATATTGTATTAGAAGGTAGTGATTCGTCAAAAAATCGTGCTGTACTTCAAATATTACAAAAAAGTACAGAGAAGAACGATATATCGATAATGAAACCTGAAGTGAATTATTTACATGGCTCTAAAGACTTTACAATGTTTGATGGGCTTGGCCCTGTATTGATTGGTTTCTTTACATTTTTCTTTGTATTTATTTTATCAGGGGTGTCTTTCGTAAGAGAACGTTTAAGCGGTGCGTTAGAAAGGTTATTATCAACTCCAATTAAAAGATGGGAAATAGTTGTAGGATATATTATTGGTTTTGGGATCTTTGCATTTATACAATCCATTATAATTGTAAGTTTTTCAGTTTATATTTTAGACTTGTATGTAGCTGGCTCTATATGGCTAACGCTACTTATTACATGTATGCTTTCTTTAACGGCATTAACTTTAGGGACATTTTTATCAGCATACGCAAATAATGAATTTCAAATGATTCAGTTTATACCGCTTGTCATTGTGCCACAAATATTCTTTTCTGGTTTGTTTCCAATTGAATCGATGAATAAGTGGCTCCAAATGTTAGGGAAATTATTTCCGCTCACATACGGCGCTGACGCAATGAGACAGGTGATGATTCGAAATCAAGGATTTACAGAGATTGCATTAGATTTAACTGTTTTACTATTTTTCTCAGTATTATTTGCAGTAGGGAATGTATTTGCATTAAAGAAACATCGAAAAATATAATGATGATACAAAGGGGTATTATAGATGAAGAAGGATTGGTTGGAAGAATTAATTGCCGCAACAAATACAGACAAACGAAATGAACGTCAAATGCGTATATTAGAGGCGGCTGTTGATATGTTTGGAGAAAAAGGTTATGCTTCAACTTCAACAAGTGAAATTGCAAAACGGGCTGGTGTAGCGGAAGGAACAATCTTCCGCTACTATAAAACGAAAAAAGATTTATTATTAGCAGTTGTCATGCCGACATTAATGAAGTTTGCTGCACCATTTTTCGTACAAGCATTCGCAAAGGAAATATTTAAATCGGAGTATGAATCATATGAAGGGCTTCTAAGAGTTGTTATTCATAATAGATTTGACTTTGCAAAAAAGCATTTTCCAATGATAAAAATATTAATTCAAGAAGTGCCATTTCACCCGGAACTGAAAAATGAAATACAACAGTTAGTTGAAACAGAATTACTTTTACATTTTAAAAAGTTGATTGAAAAGTTTCAAGAAAAAGGGAAAATTATTGAAATGCCCCCAGCTACTGTTTTACGACTTACTTTATCAGCTGTATTTGGTTTATTATTAACACGGTTTTTATTATTGCCTGAAGAAAAATGGGATGATGAAACTGAAATTGAAAATACGATTCAGTTTATATTGTACGGATTAACGCCACGAAATTAATCGTCGAAGTATGAATTACATATGTTACATTTAAGTAAAATAATAAATCGCCTTTAAAAAGGCGATTTATATTTGTTATATTTTTGATAAATAAGTACTTGTTTACTAAAAACATTCTAAATTAACGTACTTCTTTGTCTCTTCTTCTAAGACCTAATAATCCTGCTAGTCCTAATAAACCGAGCCAAGCCCAATTATTATTTCTATCACGATTATCATTTAAATCATTTGTTGTATTTACATTTCGAGTTCTTACATCATTATTAACTCTGTCTAAGTTATTGTC
This genomic window from Bacillus anthracis str. Vollum contains:
- a CDS encoding TetR/AcrR family transcriptional regulator — protein: MKKDWLEELIAATNTDKRNERQMRILEAAVDMFGEKGYASTSTSEIAKRAGVAEGTIFRYYKTKKDLLLAVVMPTLMKFAAPFFVQAFAKEIFKSEYESYEGLLRVVIHNRFDFAKKHFPMIKILIQEVPFHPELKNEIQQLVETELLLHFKKLIEKFQEKGKIIEMPPATVLRLTLSAVFGLLLTRFLLLPEEKWDDETEIENTIQFILYGLTPRN
- a CDS encoding ABC transporter permease is translated as MRVTGVIIRIIRQFFRDKRSLAMMFGAPMLLLWLLSLVFTQKDYVPHIAVVDMPAQLVKVMKNQEASIYEYNTEKAMSELENQKVDAVIRLENGKMNIVLEGSDSSKNRAVLQILQKSTEKNDISIMKPEVNYLHGSKDFTMFDGLGPVLIGFFTFFFVFILSGVSFVRERLSGALERLLSTPIKRWEIVVGYIIGFGIFAFIQSIIIVSFSVYILDLYVAGSIWLTLLITCMLSLTALTLGTFLSAYANNEFQMIQFIPLVIVPQIFFSGLFPIESMNKWLQMLGKLFPLTYGADAMRQVMIRNQGFTEIALDLTVLLFFSVLFAVGNVFALKKHRKI
- a CDS encoding ABC transporter ATP-binding protein; the protein is MILRTVSKSFGKKEVLHNLSLQVEKAEILGLVGPSGSGKTTLIKLIAGINEATEGEVLVYNTNMPNLNEMKRIGYMAQADALYEELSAYENADFMATMYGLKGKHKKERIEKVFDLVQLSQHMKKQVQHFSGGMKKRLSLAIALLHEPEILILDEPTVGIDPLLRKTIWEKFYDLKKKGTTIIVTTHIMDEAEFCERLGLIREGKLVATGTTEELKKRVSSGRIEDVFLLEEVAEL
- a CDS encoding FAD/NAD(P)-binding oxidoreductase, producing the protein MKTRDSYKIVVIGAGTAGISSTAHLLRNVPLLKESIAIIDQSKKHYFQPLWSLVGGGIVSKESTVRDQELLIPKGATWIPKSVVKLFPKENKLLLDDGLLLEYEILIVAAGIQINWDGIKGLKESIGTNGVCSNYSYKYVDSTWREIEKFKGGNAVFTHPNTPIKCGGAPQKIMYLAEEYFSNSGVRNKSEVMFYTANANIFQVPRYANTLEQVLERKQIITNYNKNLVEIIAEKKEAIFEDTQTLKRETVPYSMIHVVPPMGPPNFLKESEISDHQGWIDISPYTLQHVKYKNIFGLGDCTNLPTSKTGAAIRKQIPILKQNIMDVLNGRDLQAKYDGYTSCPIITGYKSLILAEFNYEHEPQETFPFNQAKERYSMFLLKRYMLPYMYWNFMLKGIL
- a CDS encoding MBL fold metallo-hydrolase produces the protein MLLKYFYDEKLAHASYLVGCQKEGVAIVIDPGRYIEQYIDFAKKEGMEVIAAAETHIHADFLSGSRELSTLYHTNLYVSDEGDCDWKYQYLNEGRYNLVREGTEFKVGHIKFNVIHTPGHTPESISFLVTDTSQNNYTNDKPIGIFTGDFIFVGDIGRPDLLETAVGMKDTAKIGAKQLFDSIQKIKTLPDYLQIWPSHGAGSACGKALGAIPTSTLGYEKMFNWAFQCNEESDFISTLLAGQPEPPRYFSLMKNLNKYGPPIRKKREIFAIKTVEELQEVMRSVQQIVDIRDGESFASGHIEKSINIPCNNSFTTWCGWLLDYKTETLIILDEEKVRVEEVIRDFESIGLDNIIAFAPLQVIQRLDRFESYKEKTSIELYPHIKDGRVKVIDVRSKKEWDEGHLHDAIHIPLGNLLKQLDCIPKDCPIVLQCRTGLRSAIAASILQRAGIKEVVNLKGGFLAWNKEELPYTTCNLNVEGNNFY
- a CDS encoding WGxxGxxG family protein, which produces MKKKLSSIVSVLALSIMFLGTSAHAEYDGTNMNRVNNTDISTRVNDNNLDRVNNDVRTRNVNTTNDLNDNRDRNNNWAWLGLLGLAGLLGLRRRDKEVR